One Micromonospora sp. WMMD812 genomic window carries:
- a CDS encoding RNA polymerase sigma factor, producing the protein MAAELGEAVDAARAGDEDAFRLLYRTFHPGLLRYLTALVGADAEDVASETWLQISRDLPRFTGGEFRAWTVTIARNRAMDHLRRQRRRPSLPVPVQALSELAGDADTAERAGETIGTEAALALIATLPPREAEAVLLRAVVGLDAETAGRVLGRRAGAVRTAAHRGLRRLAALMERSEPGQSPAVPESTVAPHPRGGERRQSPRAEPADG; encoded by the coding sequence ATGGCCGCTGAGCTGGGCGAGGCGGTCGACGCGGCCCGGGCCGGTGACGAGGACGCGTTCCGCCTCCTCTACCGGACTTTCCACCCGGGCCTGCTGCGATACCTGACCGCACTGGTCGGCGCCGACGCCGAGGACGTGGCCTCGGAGACCTGGCTCCAGATCTCGCGGGACCTGCCCCGCTTCACCGGCGGCGAGTTCCGCGCCTGGACGGTCACCATCGCCCGCAACCGGGCCATGGACCACCTGCGGCGGCAACGGCGCCGCCCGTCGCTGCCGGTGCCGGTGCAGGCGCTCAGCGAACTGGCCGGCGACGCCGACACCGCCGAGCGGGCCGGGGAGACGATCGGCACCGAGGCGGCGCTCGCGCTGATCGCCACGCTGCCGCCCCGGGAGGCGGAGGCGGTGCTGCTCCGGGCGGTCGTCGGCCTCGACGCGGAAACCGCGGGACGGGTGCTGGGCCGTCGGGCGGGCGCGGTGCGTACCGCCGCCCACCGAGGGCTGCGGCGGCTCGCCGCGCTGATGGAGCGATCCGAGCCGGGGCAATCGCCGGCCGTGCCCGAGAGCACCGTGGCGCCGCATCCCCGTGGTGGGGAACGCCGGCAGTCGCCGCGTGCGGAACCGGCAGATGGTTGA
- a CDS encoding serine/threonine-protein kinase, with the protein MLSSEVVLSGRYRLDDRVATGGMGDVWRGTDLVLGRQVAVKVLLPALVSDPDFIARFRAEARIMAALRHPGIVQVFDCGEDDLPDGDRADYLVMEFVDGEPLSKRIEAAGRLEVAETMSIVAQAAQALHAAHRGGIVHRDVKPSNLLVQEDGSVVLVDFGVARSTNVTSITSTNAVPGTALYMAPEQAAGRPVSGATDIYALGAVAYCCLTGGPPFTGDNPLQVAVRHLDDEPPELPHDIPEAVRALVSRALAKDPAERFSSGAAMAEAARTAVTGGAPPTAMVPATPLRGAGPDTQTDLRPDAVLAASQQSGRRRGRRALLGAGAAVLVALTGLVAALGAAKNADAPAVNLNTTPPAATPTADVDLPAANEEITTDPGRPNRPTSSRPSASTSASVTPSAQPSDSASPESPAPTTTEPSPTDPAPTSATPTTDPPAPPTPTESQGGGTTAN; encoded by the coding sequence GTGTTGTCATCGGAGGTCGTACTCAGCGGGCGCTACCGCCTGGACGACCGTGTCGCCACCGGCGGCATGGGAGACGTCTGGCGGGGCACCGACCTGGTCCTCGGCCGGCAGGTCGCGGTCAAGGTCCTGCTGCCCGCGCTGGTCTCCGACCCCGACTTCATCGCCCGATTCCGGGCCGAGGCTCGGATCATGGCCGCCCTGCGGCACCCGGGCATCGTGCAGGTCTTCGACTGCGGCGAGGACGACCTTCCCGACGGCGACCGGGCCGACTACCTGGTCATGGAGTTCGTCGACGGCGAGCCGCTGTCGAAGCGGATCGAAGCCGCCGGACGGCTCGAGGTCGCCGAGACGATGTCGATCGTCGCGCAGGCCGCGCAGGCGCTGCACGCCGCGCACCGCGGCGGCATCGTGCACCGCGACGTCAAGCCGAGCAACCTGCTGGTCCAGGAGGACGGCTCCGTCGTCCTGGTCGACTTCGGGGTGGCCCGGTCGACCAACGTGACCAGCATCACCAGCACCAACGCGGTGCCCGGAACCGCGCTCTACATGGCTCCCGAGCAGGCGGCCGGGCGTCCCGTCAGCGGGGCCACCGACATCTACGCCCTCGGTGCGGTCGCGTACTGCTGCCTGACTGGCGGGCCCCCGTTCACCGGGGACAATCCGCTCCAGGTCGCCGTCCGCCACCTCGACGACGAGCCGCCGGAGCTGCCGCACGACATTCCCGAGGCGGTCCGCGCCCTGGTGTCGCGCGCCCTGGCCAAGGACCCGGCCGAGCGGTTCAGCAGCGGCGCCGCCATGGCCGAGGCGGCCCGTACCGCGGTGACCGGCGGCGCCCCGCCGACAGCGATGGTCCCGGCGACCCCGCTGCGCGGCGCCGGTCCGGACACCCAGACCGACCTCCGGCCCGACGCCGTGCTCGCCGCCAGTCAGCAGTCGGGCCGGCGGCGCGGTCGGCGTGCCCTGCTGGGTGCTGGCGCGGCCGTGCTGGTGGCGCTGACCGGGCTGGTGGCCGCGCTCGGCGCGGCCAAGAACGCGGACGCGCCGGCGGTGAACCTCAACACCACTCCCCCGGCCGCGACCCCGACCGCCGACGTGGACCTGCCGGCCGCCAACGAGGAGATCACCACCGACCCGGGGCGGCCGAACCGGCCGACCTCGTCGCGACCGAGCGCGTCGACCTCGGCCAGCGTCACCCCGAGCGCCCAGCCGAGCGACTCGGCGAGCCCGGAGTCGCCGGCCCCGACGACCACCGAGCCGTCGCCGACCGACCCCGCCCCGACCTCGGCGACCCCGACCACCGATCCGCCGGCGCCGCCGACTCCCACGGAGAGCCAGGGCGGCGGCACGACGGCCAACTGA
- a CDS encoding nucleotide sugar dehydrogenase: MSAEKLVVIGQGYVGLPLAMRAVEAGLDVVGLDVDADRVKRLASGESFVEDIPADRLGRALGSGRYLPTTEYTDAAGFDICVITVPTPLRDGTPDLSFVEQAGHAIGPYVRPGCAVILESTTYPGTTEELLRPLLEAASGLSSPGDFHLGYSPERIDPGNPTWRLENTPKVVSGVDAASLARVDAFYRRLVERTVPVDSTRVAELTKLIENTFRQVNIALINELTMLSHHLDIDVWQAIDAAESKPFGFLPFRPGPGVGGHCLPIDPCYLSWQVKRRLGRQFRFIELANDVNHEMPEHVTQRVMAGLNRTGRAVTGARLLLLGLAYKKNTGDMRDSPAVDVAQRLQRLGADVRAVEPHAEPHHVPAGVTVVDLTEREIRAADGVVVVTDHDVFDYDLVTRHARYVFDARNRCAGPVVERL, encoded by the coding sequence GTGAGCGCTGAGAAGTTGGTCGTGATCGGCCAGGGATACGTCGGACTGCCACTGGCCATGCGCGCCGTGGAGGCCGGGCTCGACGTGGTGGGCCTGGACGTCGACGCCGACCGGGTGAAGCGGCTCGCCTCGGGCGAGTCCTTCGTGGAGGACATCCCCGCCGACCGGCTGGGCCGGGCGTTGGGCAGCGGGCGGTACCTGCCCACCACGGAGTACACCGACGCCGCGGGCTTCGACATCTGCGTGATCACCGTGCCCACGCCACTGCGCGACGGCACACCCGATCTGAGCTTCGTGGAGCAGGCCGGCCACGCCATCGGCCCGTACGTGCGGCCGGGCTGCGCGGTCATCCTCGAGTCCACCACCTATCCGGGGACGACCGAGGAGCTGCTGCGGCCGCTGCTGGAGGCGGCGAGCGGGCTGAGCAGCCCGGGCGACTTCCACCTGGGCTACAGCCCGGAACGGATCGACCCGGGCAACCCGACCTGGCGGCTGGAGAACACCCCGAAGGTGGTCTCCGGTGTGGACGCCGCGTCGCTGGCCCGGGTCGACGCGTTCTACCGGCGCCTCGTGGAGCGCACGGTGCCGGTGGACTCGACCCGGGTGGCCGAGCTGACCAAGCTCATCGAGAACACCTTCCGCCAGGTCAACATCGCGCTGATCAACGAGCTGACCATGCTCTCCCACCACCTGGACATCGACGTCTGGCAGGCGATCGACGCGGCGGAGAGCAAGCCGTTCGGTTTCCTGCCGTTCCGGCCCGGCCCCGGCGTCGGGGGGCACTGCCTCCCGATCGACCCGTGCTACCTGTCCTGGCAGGTCAAGCGGCGGTTGGGCCGGCAGTTCCGGTTCATCGAACTGGCCAACGACGTCAACCACGAGATGCCCGAGCACGTGACGCAGCGGGTGATGGCCGGGCTGAACCGGACCGGCCGGGCGGTCACCGGGGCCCGGCTGCTGCTGCTCGGGCTCGCGTACAAGAAGAACACCGGCGACATGCGCGACTCCCCCGCCGTCGACGTGGCGCAGCGGCTGCAGCGGCTCGGCGCGGACGTGCGCGCGGTGGAGCCGCACGCCGAACCGCATCACGTTCCCGCCGGCGTGACCGTGGTGGACCTGACCGAACGGGAAATCCGGGCGGCGGACGGGGTCGTCGTGGTGACCGACCACGACGTCTTCGACTACGACCTCGTCACGCGGCACGCCCGCTACGTCTTCGACGCCCGCAACCGCTGCGCCGGCCCGGTGGTGGAGCGGCTCTAG
- a CDS encoding ABC transporter permease — protein MLRLTLRSLRAEATRMLLSSLAIVLGVAFVAGTLIFVDGMRAGAYERAGTFDRHTDLGVYAEKEPLPAALVDRVRAVDGVAAAAGELTGTGGVVGADGRPVLGFVVVAAIPTDPALRSYDVVAGRLPDRPGEVVLDAPTAAEEGFTLGAPVRVGGADGPARPYTLVGTVDVAGSPRDVGGPFVGLVGPDALAVSGMTGYGRIMVAARPGVDERALADRVAAAVGAGPTVKSRQQILDDAVEDAVRDLRQFTMVLLTFAAVAVVVAGFVIANTFAIVLAQRTRRTALLRLVGATRGQVFRAALLESALVGLAASAVGVLLGAALAGGMGALMSRLDAPVHGGLTVTARTVLAGLVLGTVLTVGSALLPAWRGTRVAPVAALTDAAVQPARRAGRLRLVAGALVLAAGIAALVGAVAAVQFVLVAAGGVLIFFGIVLFGPVLVPALVRVLGWPIRQVAGMTAGLAVANAVRNPRRVAATTTALVIGIGLVSAFVVGARSTKDGIERSVDAEVGVDFVVTGIGGDLPAPLAAELRARPELGVVHEQRAAVTGGVEVRAAHPALVGRTLTGVAAGDLHRFGPGTALVHRELATARGWTVGDPVTVRGRPFRIAAVVEDDAPVAAGSGVPTGHVVDVVDDDFTALFPDERGYLAEIEPAEGVDDGTARAAIESVVGRYPTVNLMDQGAYKKMLTGTVDMLLAFVTALLGLAVVIALVGVANTLSLSVVERTRENAVLRAVGLTRGRLRAMLAVEAVLMALVGAVLGVGLGTGVSAAAMALLARIGGDFHVVLPVGQLGLIIGVAALAALLASVLPARRALARPVVEALADQ, from the coding sequence ATGCTGCGGCTCACCCTGCGCTCGCTGCGCGCCGAGGCGACGCGGATGCTGCTCTCGTCGCTCGCGATCGTGCTCGGCGTCGCGTTCGTCGCCGGCACGCTGATCTTCGTCGACGGCATGCGCGCCGGCGCCTACGAACGGGCCGGCACCTTCGACCGGCACACCGACCTCGGCGTCTACGCCGAGAAGGAGCCGCTGCCGGCGGCGCTGGTCGACCGGGTGCGCGCGGTCGACGGTGTGGCCGCCGCGGCCGGGGAGCTGACCGGCACCGGCGGGGTGGTCGGCGCCGACGGCCGCCCGGTGCTGGGCTTCGTCGTCGTCGCCGCGATCCCCACCGACCCGGCCCTACGCTCGTACGACGTGGTCGCCGGCCGGTTGCCGGACCGACCCGGCGAGGTGGTCCTCGACGCGCCGACCGCGGCCGAGGAGGGCTTCACCCTCGGCGCGCCGGTGCGCGTCGGCGGCGCCGACGGGCCCGCGCGGCCGTACACCCTGGTCGGCACGGTCGACGTGGCCGGCAGCCCGCGGGACGTGGGCGGTCCGTTCGTCGGCCTGGTCGGCCCGGACGCGCTCGCGGTCAGCGGGATGACCGGGTACGGCCGGATCATGGTGGCCGCCCGGCCCGGCGTCGACGAGCGGGCGCTGGCGGACCGGGTCGCCGCGGCGGTCGGCGCCGGGCCGACCGTGAAGAGCCGCCAGCAGATCCTCGACGACGCGGTCGAGGACGCGGTACGGGATCTGCGGCAGTTCACCATGGTGCTGCTCACCTTCGCCGCGGTGGCCGTGGTGGTGGCCGGGTTCGTCATCGCCAACACCTTCGCGATCGTGCTGGCGCAGCGCACCCGCCGGACCGCGCTGCTGCGGCTGGTCGGCGCCACCCGGGGGCAGGTCTTCCGGGCCGCGCTGCTGGAGTCGGCGCTGGTCGGCCTGGCGGCCTCCGCGGTCGGGGTGCTGCTCGGCGCCGCCCTGGCCGGCGGGATGGGTGCGCTGATGTCCCGGCTGGACGCGCCGGTCCACGGCGGGCTCACCGTCACCGCGCGGACCGTGCTGGCCGGCCTGGTACTGGGCACGGTGCTCACCGTGGGCTCGGCGCTGCTGCCGGCGTGGCGGGGCACCCGGGTCGCCCCGGTCGCCGCGCTGACCGACGCCGCCGTGCAGCCGGCGCGGCGCGCCGGTCGGCTGCGGCTGGTCGCCGGTGCGCTGGTCCTGGCCGCCGGGATCGCCGCGCTGGTCGGCGCGGTCGCGGCGGTGCAGTTCGTCCTGGTCGCCGCGGGCGGGGTGCTCATCTTCTTCGGCATCGTGCTGTTCGGGCCGGTGCTCGTCCCCGCGCTGGTCCGGGTCCTCGGCTGGCCGATCCGGCAGGTGGCCGGGATGACCGCCGGGCTCGCCGTGGCGAACGCGGTGCGCAACCCGCGCCGGGTGGCCGCCACTACCACCGCGCTGGTGATCGGTATCGGTCTGGTGTCGGCGTTCGTGGTCGGCGCGCGGAGCACCAAGGACGGCATCGAACGCAGCGTGGACGCCGAGGTCGGGGTCGACTTCGTGGTCACCGGCATCGGCGGTGACCTGCCCGCGCCGCTCGCCGCCGAGCTGCGCGCCCGTCCGGAGCTCGGTGTCGTGCACGAGCAGCGCGCCGCGGTCACCGGCGGCGTCGAGGTACGCGCCGCCCACCCGGCGCTCGTCGGCCGGACCCTCACCGGCGTGGCCGCCGGCGACCTGCATCGGTTCGGGCCGGGCACGGCGCTGGTGCACCGGGAGTTGGCCACCGCGCGCGGGTGGACCGTCGGCGACCCGGTCACCGTCAGGGGCCGACCGTTCCGGATCGCCGCCGTCGTCGAGGACGACGCCCCGGTGGCGGCGGGCAGCGGGGTCCCGACGGGGCACGTGGTCGACGTGGTGGACGACGACTTCACCGCGCTCTTTCCCGACGAGCGGGGCTACCTGGCCGAGATCGAGCCGGCCGAGGGCGTCGACGACGGCACGGCCCGCGCCGCCATCGAGTCGGTGGTCGGCCGGTACCCGACGGTGAACCTGATGGATCAGGGCGCGTACAAGAAGATGCTCACCGGCACGGTGGACATGCTGCTCGCGTTCGTCACCGCCCTGCTCGGCCTGGCGGTGGTGATCGCGTTGGTCGGGGTGGCGAACACGCTGAGCCTGTCGGTGGTGGAGCGCACCCGGGAGAACGCCGTGTTGCGGGCCGTCGGGCTGACCCGGGGCCGGCTGCGGGCGATGCTCGCCGTCGAGGCGGTGCTGATGGCACTGGTCGGCGCGGTCCTCGGGGTGGGCCTCGGCACCGGGGTCAGCGCGGCCGCGATGGCCCTGCTGGCCCGCATCGGCGGGGACTTCCACGTGGTGCTGCCGGTCGGTCAGCTCGGCCTGATCATCGGGGTCGCGGCGCTGGCCGCGCTGCTCGCCTCGGTCCTGCCGGCCCGGCGGGCGCTGGCCCGACCGGTGGTGGAGGCACTGGCCGACCAGTGA
- a CDS encoding ABC transporter ATP-binding protein — protein MRVPPSVTTTDGAGVAVAARGLTKRYGDGPAAVVALDGVDLDFAAARFTAIMGPSGSGKSTLLHCLAGLDRPSVGTVRIGAADIGRLDDRRLTLLRRDRVGFVFQKFNLLPALTAEENIVLPLAIAGRRPDPAWLRQVVAAVGLADRLRHRPAELSGGQQQRVAVARALITRPWVIFADEPTGNLDSRSGAEVLRLLREAVDTLDQTVVMVTHDPVAAGHADRVVMLADGRLVHDLTAPTAERVLDALAGLDPATADGRPRAGAAAGR, from the coding sequence GTGCGCGTTCCACCCTCCGTCACCACCACCGACGGCGCCGGCGTCGCGGTCGCCGCCCGCGGCCTGACCAAGCGCTACGGCGACGGCCCGGCCGCGGTCGTCGCCCTCGACGGTGTCGACCTCGACTTCGCCGCCGCCCGGTTCACCGCGATCATGGGACCGTCCGGCTCGGGCAAGTCCACGCTGCTGCACTGCCTGGCCGGCCTGGACCGGCCGAGTGTCGGCACGGTCCGGATCGGTGCCGCCGACATCGGCCGGCTCGACGATCGGCGGCTCACCCTGCTGCGCCGCGACCGCGTCGGGTTCGTCTTCCAGAAGTTCAACCTGCTGCCCGCGCTGACCGCGGAGGAGAACATCGTGCTGCCGCTGGCCATCGCCGGCCGGCGGCCCGACCCGGCCTGGCTGCGCCAGGTCGTGGCCGCGGTGGGACTCGCCGACCGGCTGCGCCACCGGCCCGCCGAACTCTCCGGCGGCCAGCAGCAGCGGGTCGCCGTGGCGCGCGCCCTGATCACCCGACCCTGGGTGATCTTCGCCGACGAGCCGACCGGCAACCTCGACTCCCGCTCCGGCGCCGAGGTGCTGCGCCTGCTCCGGGAGGCCGTGGACACCCTCGACCAGACCGTGGTCATGGTGACCCACGACCCGGTGGCCGCCGGACACGCCGACCGGGTCGTCATGCTCGCCGACGGCCGGCTGGTCCACGACCTCACCGCGCCCACCGCCGAGCGGGTGCTCGACGCGCTCGCCGGCCTCGATCCGGCGACCGCCGACGGCCGCCCCCGGGCCGGCGCGGCGGCGGGGCGGTGA
- a CDS encoding response regulator transcription factor, whose product MTVRVVIVDDQALVRAGFRMVLDSQPDLEVVGEAIDGADALRVLARVEADVVVMDIRMPTMDGVEATRRLCADRPAGPPRVLVLTTFDTEADAFAALQAGASGFLLKNVPPEELLAAIRVVAEGDSVVAPSITRRLLDRFAGQLGPGPAEDPRLGQLTEREREILLLVAQGLSNAEIAARVHVAEATVKTHVGRILAKLRLRDRVQAVVLAYESGLVVPGG is encoded by the coding sequence ATGACGGTCCGGGTGGTGATCGTCGACGACCAGGCGCTGGTGCGCGCCGGGTTCCGGATGGTGCTGGACTCCCAGCCCGACCTCGAGGTGGTCGGCGAGGCGATCGACGGCGCGGACGCGCTGCGGGTGCTCGCCCGGGTCGAGGCCGACGTGGTGGTGATGGACATCCGGATGCCGACCATGGACGGGGTGGAGGCGACCCGCCGGCTCTGCGCCGACCGGCCCGCCGGGCCACCCCGGGTCCTGGTGCTCACGACCTTCGACACCGAGGCGGACGCCTTCGCCGCGCTCCAGGCCGGTGCGAGCGGCTTCCTGCTCAAGAACGTGCCCCCGGAGGAGCTGCTCGCGGCGATCCGGGTGGTCGCCGAGGGCGACTCGGTGGTGGCCCCGTCGATCACCCGGCGGCTGCTCGACCGGTTCGCCGGCCAGCTCGGTCCCGGCCCGGCCGAGGACCCGCGGCTCGGCCAGCTCACCGAGCGGGAGCGGGAGATCCTGCTGCTGGTGGCGCAGGGCCTCTCCAACGCCGAGATCGCCGCACGGGTGCACGTCGCGGAGGCGACGGTGAAGACGCACGTCGGCCGGATCCTGGCCAAGCTGCGGCTCCGGGACCGGGTGCAGGCGGTGGTCCTGGCGTACGAGAGCGGGCTGGTCGTCCCCGGCGGCTGA